A region of Heteronotia binoei isolate CCM8104 ecotype False Entrance Well chromosome 2, APGP_CSIRO_Hbin_v1, whole genome shotgun sequence DNA encodes the following proteins:
- the LOC132567245 gene encoding zinc finger protein 345-like has translation MTPHRSRAAEASVVAITQARKSVVARGEKGLRGLQKDSGRSQILISQSSAITASPSPDGILGYPSQMNWQQVADVEEAAGEFQESLGIVKDGNTKENYQDGAQRQEESHTGDDQRNEEDEELHHLPPDEVKNEDVRRNIRIPSRPQRQKVRRMVQKRDKSIPCQEGYRQEAIHLLEETYKRLECGMNFSDETKYSIHFSNYSTMKACKRFQCGKYFRYKSQLLVHQRIHTAEKPFECSECGKKFTHCFLLKQHQRTHTGEKPFERSESWKEFCHRKKPFECSECGKRFSESSSLQKHLRTHTGEKPFECSECGKRFSQNGSLQQHRRTHTGEKPFECSECGKRFSHSGALQKHLRTHKGEKPFTCSECGNRFTHSSSLQSHLRIHAGEKPFECSECGKRFCHSSTLLKHLRTHKEEKPYECSECGKRFSYSGYLQQHQRTHTREKPFECAECGKRFSRTDDLQTHLGTHTGEKPFECSECGKSFSDSSSLIKHLRTHTVRKPFECSECGKGFSYSSSLEKHVRTHTGEKPFECSECGKRFSHSGNLQQHQRTHKGEKPFECPECGKRFSYNCHLQSHLRTHTGEKPFECSQCGKRFSQSRDLQQHQKTHTGEKPFECSECGNRFSHSSNLQRHLRTHTGEKPFECSDCGNRFSHSNTLQNHLRTHTGEKPYECSECGKRFSCSGYLQQHQKTHTGEKPFECSECGKRFSQSGNLQSHLRTHTGEKPFECPECQKRFSRSGGLQKHLKTHTGEKRYECSERGNRFSQSGHLQEHQGIHREENLFECSGYGKGSSDSALSCGSHLECPCEEREQDPVKRRYQAIFFAEKWKHLNLDL, from the exons ATGACACCCCACAGATCCAGGGCagctgaggccagtgttgtggccatcacccaagCCAGAAAGAGTGTCGTGGCCCGAGGCGAAAAGGGGCTGAGAGGCCTTCAGAAAGATTCTGGAAGGAGCCAGATCCTGATTTCTCAATCGTCAGCCATTACAGCATCCCCTTCCCCAGATGGGATTTTGGGGTATCCTTCCCAAATGAACTGGCAGCAAGTGG CTGATGTCGAGGAGGCAGCTGGGGAATTCCAGGAATCTTTGGGAATAGTCAAGGATGGAAATACCAAAGAAAACTATCAAGATGGAGCACAGAGGCAGGAGGAAAGCCACACAG gagatgatcagaggaatgaggaggatgaggaactacATCATTTACCACCAGACGAAGTAAAAAATGAAGATGTGAGAAGAAACATCAGGATTCCAAGTAGGCCTCAGAGGCAGAAAGTCAGGCGCATGGTGCAGAAGAGGGATAAATCCATTCCTTGCCAAGAGGGTTATCGCCAAGAAGCAATTCACTTGCTGGAAGAAACATACAAGcgcttggagtgtggaatgaacttctcagATGAAACCAAATATAGTATACATTTTTCAAATTACAGTACAATGAAAGCATGTAAACGttttcagtgtggaaagtatttCAGATACAAATCACAACTCCTTGTGCACCAAAGGATCCACACagcagagaaaccttttgagtgttcagagtgtggaaagaaattcacccATTGTTTCCTTCttaaacagcatcaaagaacccacacaggggagaagccttttgaacgCTCAGAGTCTTGGAAGGAATTCTGtcaca ggaagaagccttttgaatgctcagagtgtgggaagagattcagtgaaaGTAgtagtcttcaaaaacatctaagaacccacacaggggagaagccctttgaatgctcagagtgtggaaagagattcagtcaaaatggttctcttcaacagcatcgaagaacccacacaggagagaagccttttgaatgctcagagtgtgggaagagattcagtcacagtggcgcccttcaaaaacatctaagaacccacaaaGGTGAGAAACCTTTTACATGCTCCGAGTGTGGAAATAGATTCACTCACAGTAGCAGTCTACAAAGTCATCTAAGAATCCacgcaggggagaagccttttgaatgctcagagtgtgggaagagattctgcCACAGTAGCACCCTTCTAAAACATCTAAGGACCCACAAAGAGGAGaagccttatgaatgctcagagtgtgggaagagattcagctaCAGTGGctatcttcagcagcatcaaagaacccacacaagggagaagccttttgaatgtgctgaatgtgggaagagattcagtcggactGATGATCTTCAAACTCATTtaggaacccacacaggggagaagccttttgaatgctcagagtgtgggaagagtttcAGTGATAGTAGCAGTCTTAtaaaacatctaagaacccacacagtacggaaaccttttgaatgctcagagtgtggaaagggattcagttACAGTAGCAGTCTTGAAAAACatgtaagaacccacacaggggagaagccttttgaatgctcagagtgtgggaagagattcagtcacagtggcaatcttcaacagcatcagagaacacacaaaggggagaagccttttgaatgcccagagtgtgggaagagattcagctacaattgccatcttcaaagtcatctaagaacccacacaggggaaaaaccttttgaatgctcacagtgtgggaagagattcagtcagagtagggatcttcaacagcatcaaaaaacccacacaggggagaagccttttgaatgctcagagtgtggaaacagattcagtcacagtagcaatcttcaaagacatctaagaacccacacaggggagaagccttttgaatgctcagactgtggaaaCAGATTCAGTCACAGTAACACTCTTCAAaaccatctaagaacccacacaggggagaagccttatgaatgctcagaatgtgggaagagattcagctgcAGTGGttatcttcaacagcatcaaaaaacccacacaggagagaagccttttgaatgctcagagtgtgggaagagattcagtcagagtggcaatcttcaaagtcatctaagaacccacacaggggagaagccttttgaatgcccagagtgtcagaagagattcagtcggagtggtgGTCTTCAGAAACAtctaaaaacccacacaggggagaagcgtTATGAATGCTCGGAACGAGGGAacagattcagtcagagtggccatcttcaggaGCATCAAGGAATCCACAGAGAGGAGAATCTTTTTGAATGTTCAGGATATGGCAAGGGATCCAgtgaca GTGCACTGAGCTGTGGAAGTCACCTCGAGTGCCCTTGCGAGGAGAGGGAGCAGGAT